The following nucleotide sequence is from Candidatus Eisenbacteria bacterium.
AACGAGCATGGCGATCCCACCGGCGTAGGAGATCCCGAACACGCCGGCTCGGCCATGCGGCGCGAGGTCGGGCCTGGACGTCACCGCGTCGAGCGCGGCCGACAGCTCGCGAACCTGGTCGGGATGCACGCGCAGGGTGCGGAAGGAATGAAGGTCGGGGACCACCACCGTGAACCCCGCTCGCGCGAGGCACTCCGCGAAGGGCGGCACCAGTGGGTTTTCCTTCCCGTCTTCGACCAGACCCGGGACGAGGATCACTGGCGCCCGTTTCCTCCCGGTCGCGGGGCGGTAGAGATCCGCGGCCAGCTGCGCCGGTCCGTACTCGAGCGTGATCGTGCTGCGCTGCGGAGCCGGTGTGGCGCGCCTCAACCACGACTGGGGGCCCGGCCTGCGCAGCTCGTCGAGGATGCGAACCGCGAGCGTGAGTCGCGCCACCCGTCCGGTGCTCCACGCCCAGACGGCCGCCGCCGCGAGCAGCGTGACGATCAGAAACAGTGACATACTGCGCCGCATGACCGTGCCTTCCTGGCGAAAGATTCTCTACGCGTCGGGCTCGCTCGGCGTGGCGCTTTCCTATCAGGCGTTCGGGACGTACATCCAGTTCCTCTACATCGACATCCTCGGCCTCAAGGCTTCGCTCGTCGGGCTGGGCTGGAGCCTCTACGGGATCTGGAACGCGGTCAACGATCCGCTGGCGGGCCATCTTTCGGACCGCACGCGCAGTCGCTGGGGACGTCGGAGGCCCTGGATCGCCGGTGCGTTCATTCCGCTCGGCCTGTTCTTCTACCTGGTGTGGGTGCCGCCGTCGCCACTCCTCGAAGATGGCTCGACGCCGCTCTTCGTCTATTTCATGGGGACGATTCTCCTCTTCGATCTGTTGTGGACGATCGTCGTCATGAACTGGTCGGCTGTCTTTCCCGAGATGATCCCCGATCCGCACGAGCGCGCGGGAGTGTCGGGGTGGCGGCAGCTCTTCTCGGTCCTCGGACTGCTCGTCGGCGTCGCTTTGCCACCCGTGCTGGTCGGCGCGGACTGGAGCGGGCGCGGATCCATGGCAATCCTGCTCGCGGTGGTGACGTCACTCTCGTTCGGTCTCGCGCTGCTGGCGATTCGCGAGCGGCCGGGTGGCGCGAAGCAGACTCTCGGCTTCGGGCGAGCGATGCTGGCTTCGTGGCGCAGCCGGGCATTCCGCTGGTTCCTGGTGGCCAACGTGCACAAGGAGCTCATCTACAGCCTGCTGACCGCGACGGTGCCGTTCTG
It contains:
- a CDS encoding MFS transporter translates to MTIRNSDILRRMTVPSWRKILYASGSLGVALSYQAFGTYIQFLYIDILGLKASLVGLGWSLYGIWNAVNDPLAGHLSDRTRSRWGRRRPWIAGAFIPLGLFFYLVWVPPSPLLEDGSTPLFVYFMGTILLFDLLWTIVVMNWSAVFPEMIPDPHERAGVSGWRQLFSVLGLLVGVALPPVLVGADWSGRGSMAILLAVVTSLSFGLALLAIRERPGGAKQTLGFGRAMLASWRSRAFRWFLVANVHKELIYSLLTATVPFWAKYVLRIQGPVTVRGFSLAPELQNSLLLGTAFIMTLPALPLWTAVARRLGARRGWQLAQAAFALAMIAVFLSRDFFQGVASMALAGLGLAGLLVSPDLLISDVIDEDETVTGVRREGMYFGLNGLIIRFAFTLQGLTTGLILHVTRYVGASPQNLYPVQPEAALLGIRTLMALLPILASLVVIAALQGYPLHGERYRRMRETLGRIR